A single genomic interval of Candidatus Eisenbacteria bacterium harbors:
- a CDS encoding MFS transporter has protein sequence MISLVRPPCDEGVVRGAPETPGCASHAKRWVLLATILGSSVAFLEASVINVALPAIQTALGASMAGMQWVASAYTLLLAALTLAGGAAGDRFGTRRLFAAGTAILGLASVGCGLATTSSQLIAGRAIQGCGAALLVPNSLALLSASFPTAERGRVIGTWSAFTALTGAVGPILGGWLVDLVSWRAGFLSIVPLAIATLVVTHLRVPDPPRRRVVRAVDWWGAALATAGLTGFVFAIIASGSSGTPPGLPIAALVVGIAGVAGFAVLESRSQAPMVPPALFRSGTFRGVNLLTLLLYFGVSAAFFVLPFNLIQVQGYSATLTGAAYLPFALLVGGLSRSVGTLGDRLGVKPLLVVGPLVAAAGLALFALPRIGGSYWTTFFPPMLLTGIGMALTVAPLTSTVMGTVTPSEAGVASGVNNTVARVAALLAVAIVGTLTLPLFSRALTRRLEPVAVTPAVRQLLLAERRSLADIAIPASIAGSERPVLQRLVGDAFVESFQWVAIISACCALAGAIGAAALIQVVAPAGADDATAACGHLDQIRELPVGELSCPECLARGDAWVHLRLCLTCGHVGCCDSSKNRHASAHFWATRHPIVRSLEPGEDWRWCYVDEIVV, from the coding sequence ATGATCAGCCTGGTTCGACCACCGTGCGACGAGGGCGTCGTCCGCGGCGCACCCGAGACGCCCGGATGTGCCTCGCACGCCAAACGCTGGGTCCTGCTGGCGACCATACTGGGCTCGAGCGTCGCGTTCCTCGAGGCGTCGGTGATCAACGTCGCCCTGCCCGCCATCCAGACGGCGCTCGGCGCCTCGATGGCGGGGATGCAGTGGGTCGCCAGCGCGTACACGCTCCTGCTCGCCGCGCTGACCCTGGCCGGCGGCGCGGCGGGTGACCGCTTCGGCACGCGACGCCTGTTCGCGGCGGGGACGGCCATCCTCGGCCTCGCCTCCGTCGGGTGCGGGCTAGCGACGACGTCGTCGCAACTGATTGCGGGCCGTGCGATCCAGGGCTGCGGCGCCGCGCTGCTCGTGCCGAACAGCCTCGCGCTTCTCAGCGCATCGTTTCCGACTGCCGAGCGCGGCCGCGTGATCGGCACCTGGTCCGCCTTCACCGCCCTCACGGGCGCCGTGGGCCCGATTCTCGGAGGGTGGCTCGTCGACCTGGTGTCGTGGCGGGCCGGATTCCTGTCGATCGTGCCGCTCGCGATCGCGACCCTGGTGGTGACACACCTGCGCGTGCCGGACCCGCCGCGGCGACGGGTCGTGCGCGCGGTCGACTGGTGGGGAGCCGCGCTCGCGACGGCGGGGCTCACGGGCTTCGTCTTCGCGATCATCGCGTCCGGGTCGAGCGGGACGCCGCCGGGGCTGCCGATCGCCGCCCTCGTCGTCGGGATCGCCGGTGTCGCCGGCTTCGCGGTCCTCGAATCGCGGTCGCAAGCGCCCATGGTCCCGCCGGCGTTGTTTCGTTCGGGGACGTTTCGCGGCGTGAACCTGCTCACCTTGCTGCTGTACTTCGGGGTGAGCGCGGCCTTCTTCGTGCTCCCCTTCAACCTGATCCAGGTCCAGGGCTACTCCGCGACGCTGACGGGCGCGGCCTATCTCCCGTTCGCCCTCCTCGTCGGCGGGCTGTCGCGCTCGGTCGGCACGCTCGGCGATCGACTCGGCGTGAAGCCGCTCCTCGTCGTGGGGCCCCTCGTCGCCGCCGCCGGCCTCGCCCTGTTCGCGTTGCCGCGCATCGGCGGGTCGTATTGGACGACCTTCTTCCCGCCCATGCTGCTGACGGGCATCGGGATGGCGCTCACCGTCGCACCGCTGACCTCGACGGTCATGGGAACGGTCACCCCGAGCGAGGCCGGCGTCGCCTCCGGCGTCAACAACACGGTCGCGCGTGTGGCGGCGCTGCTCGCCGTCGCGATCGTCGGCACGCTCACCCTGCCGCTGTTCTCCCGGGCCCTCACCCGCCGGCTCGAGCCGGTCGCCGTGACACCGGCGGTCCGCCAATTGCTCCTCGCCGAGCGTCGCAGCCTGGCCGACATCGCGATCCCCGCGTCGATCGCCGGCAGCGAGCGGCCGGTGCTCCAGCGCCTCGTCGGCGACGCGTTCGTCGAGAGCTTCCAGTGGGTCGCCATCATCAGCGCGTGCTGCGCGCTCGCAGGTGCGATCGGCGCCGCTGCGTTGATCCAGGTCGTCGCACCCGCCGGCGCGGACGACGCGACGGCGGCGTGTGGCCACCTGGATCAGATCCGCGAGCTGCCGGTCGGTGAGCTGAGCTGCCCGGAGTGCCTGGCCCGTGGAGACGCGTGGGTCCACCTCCGGCTCTGCCTCACCTGCGGGCACGTCGGGTGCTGCGACTCGTCGAAGAACCGTCACGCGTCGGCGCACTTCTGGGCCACCAGGCACCCGATCGTCCGGTCGCTGGAGCCCGGCGAGGATTGGCGCTGGTGCTACGTCGACGAGATCGTCGTGTAG
- a CDS encoding glucose 1-dehydrogenase: protein MRRFDGKVALVTGGGAGIGESTARRLASEGARVLVVDVDGAEAERVAGEIRGGGGVAEAMAADVADPLVPRAMVASAVERFGRLDVLHNNAGHGTWGRIVDLPVEQWNATLALDLTAPFLAAKAALPIMIAQRAGVVVNTASIAGMVGEYALAAYCAAKAGLISLTRSIAIEHGRDGIRAVCVCPGPILTKGMSRMPAARLAMLERAQPQGRLGTPEEVASLVAFLASDEASFVTGSAYVVDGGVTSDRGLRLLD from the coding sequence ATGCGTCGTTTCGACGGCAAGGTCGCGCTCGTGACCGGCGGCGGCGCCGGGATCGGCGAATCCACGGCCCGGCGCCTCGCGTCCGAGGGCGCGCGCGTCCTCGTCGTCGACGTCGACGGCGCCGAAGCCGAGCGCGTCGCGGGCGAAATCCGCGGCGGCGGTGGCGTAGCGGAGGCCATGGCGGCCGACGTCGCCGATCCGTTGGTGCCGCGAGCCATGGTTGCGAGCGCCGTGGAGCGCTTCGGTCGCCTCGACGTCCTGCACAACAACGCCGGCCACGGCACGTGGGGCAGGATCGTCGATCTGCCGGTCGAGCAATGGAACGCGACGCTGGCGCTCGACCTCACCGCGCCGTTCCTCGCGGCGAAGGCGGCGCTCCCGATCATGATCGCGCAGCGCGCCGGCGTCGTCGTCAACACGGCGTCGATCGCGGGCATGGTCGGCGAGTACGCGCTCGCCGCCTATTGCGCCGCCAAGGCGGGCCTCATCTCGCTCACGCGCTCGATCGCGATCGAGCACGGTCGCGACGGCATCCGGGCGGTGTGCGTGTGCCCGGGTCCGATCCTGACCAAGGGCATGTCGCGCATGCCGGCCGCCCGCCTCGCCATGCTCGAGCGCGCGCAGCCGCAGGGCCGTCTCGGGACACCGGAGGAGGTCGCGAGCCTCGTCGCCTTCCTCGCCTCGGACGAGGCGTCGTTCGTCACCGGCTCGGCCTACGTCGTCGACGGCGGCGTCACCTCGGATCGCGGGCTGCGTCTCCTCGACTGA
- a CDS encoding alpha/beta hydrolase translates to MRARANGIDVEYEVLGPPAGRPLLLIMGLGTQLIHWDDELCGLFVARGFRVIRFDNRDVGRSTIFDDRGRPNVLGAMAAAVQGQPVDAPYTLSDMAADAAGLLDVLDVRAAHVVGASMGGMIAQTLAIEHPTRVLTLTSIMSTTGARDLPPAEAKAMAVMLTPPGHDRESAVARAVEVFRTIGSPGFPFDEARVRDRAGRAYDRGFHPQGVARQLVAIVASGSRRERLRALRAPALVIHGTNDPLVPLAGGVDTADAIPGAMRLFIEGMGHDLPRAVWPQIVAAITALADEHPG, encoded by the coding sequence ATGCGGGCGCGAGCCAACGGGATCGACGTCGAGTACGAGGTGCTCGGGCCGCCCGCGGGGCGGCCCCTCCTCCTCATCATGGGGCTCGGCACCCAGTTGATCCATTGGGACGACGAGCTGTGCGGCCTGTTCGTCGCGCGCGGCTTCCGCGTGATCCGTTTCGACAACCGCGACGTGGGACGCTCGACCATCTTCGACGATCGCGGCAGGCCGAACGTGCTCGGCGCGATGGCCGCCGCGGTGCAGGGCCAACCGGTCGACGCGCCCTATACGCTCTCGGACATGGCCGCCGACGCGGCGGGGCTGCTCGACGTGCTCGACGTCCGCGCCGCGCACGTCGTCGGCGCGTCGATGGGCGGCATGATCGCGCAGACGCTCGCGATCGAGCACCCGACCCGCGTGCTCACGCTCACCTCGATCATGTCGACGACCGGCGCGCGCGATCTTCCACCCGCCGAGGCGAAGGCGATGGCGGTCATGCTCACGCCGCCGGGGCACGATCGCGAGAGCGCCGTCGCGCGTGCCGTCGAGGTCTTCCGGACGATCGGCAGCCCCGGCTTCCCGTTCGACGAGGCACGCGTCCGCGATCGGGCGGGGCGCGCCTACGATCGCGGCTTCCATCCGCAGGGCGTCGCGCGGCAACTCGTCGCGATCGTCGCCTCGGGGAGCCGGCGCGAGCGCCTGCGCGCGCTCCGCGCGCCGGCGCTCGTGATCCACGGCACGAACGATCCCCTGGTTCCACTCGCCGGCGGCGTCGACACCGCCGACGCCATCCCGGGGGCGATGCGCCTGTTCATCGAAGGGATGGGCCACGACCTGCCGCGCGCGGTGTGGCCGCAGATCGTCGCCGCCATCACGGCGCTCGCGGACGAGCACCCCGGCTGA
- a CDS encoding DUF374 domain-containing protein translates to MSLRSLVGWICALLLLVWRRTCRYGVENDPRPALRRAGKPYAYALLHAHQISALFVNDEERMAAMVSRSGDGDALVPLLTVRRVIAVRGSSRSRSGKDKGGRVALEELSDLARQCVPVLIAVDGPQGPRGRVHRGVVELARQTGAMILPTMVLASRHWTLTRAWDRFQIPKPFCRMRLIFGEPIDPADHEDDDLRAYVEARLAELEAATDPEEARLCALAATRIQSRRRSPRSEVTPPSTT, encoded by the coding sequence ATGTCGCTGCGTAGCCTCGTGGGGTGGATCTGCGCGCTCCTCCTGCTCGTCTGGCGCAGGACGTGCCGCTACGGCGTCGAGAACGATCCCCGTCCCGCCCTGCGTCGTGCCGGCAAGCCGTATGCCTACGCGCTGCTGCACGCCCATCAGATCTCGGCCCTGTTCGTGAACGACGAGGAGCGGATGGCGGCCATGGTGTCGCGCTCGGGCGACGGCGACGCGCTCGTCCCGCTGCTCACGGTGCGACGCGTGATCGCGGTGCGCGGCTCGAGCCGTTCCCGATCGGGGAAGGACAAGGGCGGGCGCGTCGCGCTCGAGGAGCTGTCCGACCTGGCGCGGCAGTGCGTGCCGGTGCTGATCGCCGTCGACGGCCCGCAGGGACCGCGTGGCCGCGTCCACCGTGGCGTGGTCGAGCTCGCGCGGCAGACGGGCGCCATGATCCTGCCGACGATGGTGCTGGCCTCGCGGCACTGGACCCTCACCCGCGCGTGGGATCGCTTCCAGATTCCGAAGCCGTTCTGCCGCATGCGACTCATCTTCGGGGAGCCGATCGACCCCGCGGACCACGAGGACGACGACCTGCGGGCGTACGTCGAAGCCCGCCTGGCGGAGCTCGAGGCCGCAACCGATCCCGAGGAGGCCCGCCTCTGCGCACTCGCCGCCACCCGGATTCAGTCGAGGAGACGCAGCCCGCGATCCGAGGTGACGCCGCCGTCGACGACGTAG